GGGCGTGCTGGCCGTGATGCTGCCGCTGGTGCTGGCCGAGGCGGGCGGGTTGGCGGAGCTGTGGTGGCTGTTCGCGCTCGGCGCGGCGCTGCTCGTGCTGTTCGTGCGCTGGGAGCGGAGGATCGCCACGCGCGACGGCAGCCCGCTGCTGGACGTCCGCCTGTTCACCAGTACGCCCGGCTACGGCACGGGCGCATTGCTCGGCCTGGTCTACTTCGTCGGGTTCAGCGGCATCTGGCTGGTGTTCGCGCTGTACTTCCAGACCGGCCTCGGCTACACGCCGCTGGAGTCCGGCCTGGCCGTGACGCCGTTCGCGGTCGGCTCCGCGGCGTCCGCGGTGATCGGTGGCCGGCTGGTCGAGACCTGGGGACGCAAGCTCACCGTGACCGGGTTGAGCCTGGTCACGGTAGGGCTCGTGGCCACGGCCCTGGTGCTGCGGTTCGCGCCCGCGCACCTGGCGGGCTGGGCCGTCGCGCCCGCGCTGCTCATCGGCGGCATCGGCGGCGGGTGGGTGATCTCGCCGAACACGACGTTGACGCTGCGGCACGTGCCGGTGTCGATGGCGGGCGCGGCAGGCGGCGCGCTCCAGACCGGGCAGCGCATCGGGTCCGCGGTCGGCACGGCGGCGCTGGCCGGCGTGTTCTACGCGGTGCTCAGCGGCACGGGCCAGGACTTCGGGGAGGCCGCGCTGGTCGCGATCGGCGGCGCGGCCGTCGTGGTGGCGCTCGCGCTGGTGGTCGGCGTCGTCGAGCTGCGCGCCCGGCCGCGCTGCCCCGCCCCCGCCGAGGGCGCGCACGCCGTGTCGGACGCGGGCTGATCGCACCGTGCCGGACACCGGCTGGTCCCGGCACGATGGGGCGCATGGACCTGCCGCACCGCGCCGGGGAGCTGCTCGGCATCCGCTCGACCGCAGACCGGCCCGACGACCTCCGCCGCGCGCTCGACCTCGTGCTCGACGTGGTGGGCCCCGGCTTCACCGTCGAGCGGTTCGACTCGGGCGGCAAGCCCGGCGCCCTGGTCCGCACCGCCGGTCCACGACCACACTTCCGGGTGCTCTTCAACGCGCACCTCGACGTGGTGCCCGGCGACGACGAGCAGTTCACGCCCCGCCGCGAGGGCGACCGGCTCTTCGCCCGCGGCGCGCAGGACATGAAGCTGTCGGCGCTCGTGCTGGCGGAGGTGTTCCGCGACCGCGCGGAGCGCCTGCCCTACCCGCTCGGGCTCCAGCTCGTGACCGACGAGGAGGTCGGTGGCCACCACGGCACCCTGCACCAGCTCGAACAGGGTGTGACGGCGGACTTCGTGGTGATCGGCGAGCACAGCGGGCTGTGCGTGGTGGCCGAGTCCAAGGGCCTGGTCGTCGCCCGGCTGCGCGCCACCGGCCGTGCCGCGCACGCCGCCTACCAGTGGACCGGGGACAACGCCCTGCTCAAGGTCATGAGGGCGGTGGACGGCGTGCTCGCCGCCTACCCCGTGGCCGAGCGGGAGGAGTGGCGCACGACGGTGAACGTCGCCCGCGTGACCACCGGCAACGAGGCGCTCAACCAGGTCCCGGCCGACGCCACCGCGTGGCTCGACATCCGCTTCCCGGCAGAGGACGCGGACTTCGCCGGCCGCACGTCCGACCAGGTCGCCGCGCACCTGACCGCCCTGTGCCCGCCCGGTGTGACCGCGCACGTCGACCGCGTGGAGCCGCCGCACCGCGTCGACCCCGCCTCACCCGACCTGCGTGCGCTCCAGCAGGCGGCCCGCGCGCAGGGCCACTCCGGCGAGCTGCTGCGCAAGCACGGCGCGGCCGACTCCCGGTTCTACCACCAGCACGGCGTGGACGCGGTGATCTTCGGCGTGCGGGGGGAGGGGCAGCACGGCCCGGACGAGCACGCCGACCTGACCACGGTCGAGCCGTACCGGCGCGCCCTGACCGCGTTCCTGGACGGCCTCGCCTGACGTCCGACGGGCACTGAGGCCCGACGGGCACTGGAGTCCGACGGGCACTGGAGTCCCGATCCGCCGACCCGTTGCCCGAAGCGTAACCAGCAGGTTACGCTTCGGGTCGTGGACGAGGTGGCGGGAGCCGTGGCCGACCCCGTGCGGCGCGCCATCCTGGAGATGCTCCGCGACGACGCGCGGCTGTCGGCCGGACAGATCGCCGAGCGGTTCGCGATCAGCCGCCCGGCCGTCAGCAGGCACCTGCGGGTGCTGCGCGAGAGCGGCCTGGTGCGCGACGAACTCGTCGGCAGGCAGCGGTTCTACGTGCTCGACGCGTCGCACCTCGCCCCCCTGACCCGGTGGCTCGCGGGCTTCACCCGACCCACCGGCTGGGCGCACCACCTCGACGCCCTGGAAACCGAGATCCACCGGACCCGGCGGGAACGCCGCGCCGAACACCCCGAGGAGAACACCGCATGACCCGTCCCCGCCCCACCCCGTCGGCCACCGGTCGACTCCTCCGCGCCGACGGGGCCGGCGACCTGGTGATCACCCGCACCTTCCGCGCGCTCGCGGACGACGTGTGGGCCGGCCTCACCGAGCCCGAGCGCACGGCGAGGTGGTTCGGCCCCTGGGAGGGCGACGGGGCCCCGGGCCGCACGGTCCGGGTGCGGATGGCGCACGAGGAGGACCAGCCCTGGATGGAGGTGCGCATCGACGTGTGCGACCCGCCGCGCAGGCTCGCCGTGTCCACGGTCGACGAGGCGGGCACCTGGCGGCTGGAGGTGCTGCTGTCCGAAGTGGACGGCGTGACGGAGTTGAGCCTCGTGCACCACCTGGACACCGAGGAGGGCATCGGCGAGGTCGGACCGGGCTGGGAGTACTACCTGGACATGTTCGTCGCCTCGCGCGACGGCACCCCGCTGCCGCTGTTCGACGACTACTATCCGTCGATGAAGCCGTACTTCGAAGGGCTCGTCGCGGACCGGACGCCGCAGTAGTGCGCCGAACGGGTGAAACGCGCGGTCTGTAGCAGCAACCCCGCACCGGCATCGCGGCGCGCCCCACCGACGCCGGCAGCATGGAACAGGTGGCCACGACGGTGAACCGGAGCACGACGCGCCAGGCCGCCGCCGACGGGACGGCGGTCCGGGTGGACGTCGTCGCGCTCACCCCGGCCGGGCCGGTGGCAGGTGGCGCCCAGGTCGTCGCGGTGTCCGGGGAGCTGGACGCGGCGGCCAGCGCGACCGTGTCGGCCAGGCTGGCCGAACTGGTCGAGGCGGGGCACGGCGACCTGGTCGTGGACCTCACCGGCGTGCGGCTGCTGTCGGGGGCAGGCGTGACCGCCCTCTTCGGCGTGGCCGACGACCTGGCGGGCACCGGCCGGCGGCTCAGGGTCGTGGCGGGCAACCCGGCGGTCGCCCGCGTCCTGCGCGGCAAGCGGCTGCCGGACGTGGTCGACGTGCACCCCACGGTCGGCGGCGCGCTGGGAGCCCAGTCCGACGTGGTGGGCGGACACCCGGACGCGACGGTGCTCAGGCTCGCCAGGGAAGTCCGCGACCTGCGCGCCAAGCTCGGGGGTCGCCCCGTCATCGCCCGTGCGCTGGGGATGCTCCAGGAGCGCTACCTGCTGGCCGACGCGGACACCGCGTTCACCCTGCTGCGCAGGGTGTCCCAGCGGAGCAACGTGCGGATGCGGGAACTGGCGGAAACCCTGGTCGACCTGCCCCGCCCGCGGCCGCGCGAGCCGTGGCCCCCGCCCGAGCCCGCCCCCGACCCGGGGTTCGGCGCGGACCTGGGGGGCGGCGCCGCTGACACCCGGCCGGACGTGCTGCGCGACCTGCTGCGCGCGGTGCTGGAGCGCACCCGGGCGGCGGCGGGCGAGGTGCGGCTCGTCGAAGGCGGCGATCTGAACGGCGTCGACCACGCCGTGCGCGCCCGTCCCGGTGGTGCGGGTCCTGACAGTGGCGGTTCCGGCGTCGGTCCGGCCGGCATCGATTCCTGCCCGACCGCCCCGGCCGAGTGGCGGGACGCCGGTGCCGTGACCGCGGACGCGGCCCGTCGGCGACGGACCAGGATCGTGGTCGCCGAGGTGGCGGACGACCCGCTCTTCACCGGCTCGACCGCGATCGACGACCTGCGAGCGCTGGGCGTGCACGCCGTCGTGAGCACACCCCTGCTCTCCGCCGAAGGCGAGTGCCTGGCGGTCGTGACGACCTTCCACGGCTCGCGAGAGCAACTGCCCACCGCCGATGAGCACGACGCGGTGGACGAGCTGACCGACCGTGCCGCGCGGTGGCTGGAGTGGTCGCACCGGAACCGCGTGAGCCGCGCACTGGAACGGCTGCACGCCGCGGCCAAGTCGATGACGGTCCCGCCGGCTGCTTTTTAACCGGCGGGACCACCGGGCCGGGCACAGGTGACGCGTCCGGCCCGGCCCCATGCAATCGCCTCGGGGGAGGAACGGCAACTTTCGTGCCCAGGAGCTGCGCAATCGCCTTCGGGAGCGTACGGTCTGGGGCCACGCAGGCGGTTCAGCAGCAGCCACTGCTTCTTCGCCCCCGAGGAGGCCGCCATGACGATCGCCGAGCGGTTCGACGACCAGCTCCGGGTGGAGCGGGAGGTGCACGGCTACGCCGTCGTCGTGCGCGTCACCGGGGAGGTGGACGCCTCCACCACCCCCGCGATCAGGCGCGAGGTGCGGATCGCCCTCGCCCTGGCCACCCCGCCCGCTCCGGTCGTGATCGACCTGCGCGGTGTCGGGTTCTTCGCGGCGGCAGGGCTCAACGAGCTGTACTGGGACCTGTCCGCCGCCGAGTCGGTGGGCGTCGCGCTGCGCGTGGTCGCCTCACAGCGGCACGTCCTGCGGCCGTTCGGGATCTGCGGCCTGGACGCGGAGCTGCGCCCGTACCCGACCCTCGACGCGGCATTGCGCGCCGGACGCCCGGACCGGTCCCGAGTGAAGGAACTCACCGGCCTGTGCTGACCGGCCTGCGCCGACCACGTGCCCCGTCCACCTGCGCCCACCGCGGACCACCTCGCACCCGCACCACCGAACGCGTCGATCGGCGATCCTCGGAGCACCGCCTACCCCAGCGTGCTCACCACCCCCAAAGCTCCCAGTACCGGCACGGTGGCCAACAGCATCAGGACCGAGCGGCGAGTCGGGCGCGGAGCGCCCCTGACCAGTCGCACGCCGCCGGGCACGAGGGCCACGCACAGGCCGATCACGGCTACCACGGACATGATCTCGGTTCCCTTGAGGACGCCCAGCGGTAAGAGGGACGTCGCACCCAGGGCAACGGCGCGCACCACGGCGAACCGGCCGCCGCCCAGTGCGCCGGTGCGGTGCGCCGCGAACGCGAGCACCGGCCAGCCGAGCAGGATCGTGAACGACAGAAAACTGAACAGGTGCAGGTCGCCGTACGACCGCGCGACCAGGTCGGTGGCGAACTCGGCCCCGTGCCGCCGGACCAGGCCGTGCGCCGCCTGGTCGACACCGGCGTGGAAGATCCGTTCGGTCACGCCCACCAGCACCAGCCCGGCGGCCCACGTGGCCCAGACCGGTCTCAGCCGGCCTATGTCGTGGGCCAGCACCAGGACCGCGGGCACCAGCAGCACGGTGCCCGCCAGTGCCGCCGTGTGCGCGCTGGCCATCAGCGCCGGGTGCTCTGCCACGGCCGTCAGTTGTTGCGGGAAGAAGTGGTGGAACGGCAGGCGGAGCACCGTCGCGGTGAGCAGCAGCAGCGGGCCGAGCACCATGGCGGTCGCCCCGACCAGGCGGCCGGGGAAGGAGTAGTGGTGTGCCATGGCGACCACGCTGCCGGCCGGAGCCGCGCTGGGGATCGGCCCGAGGTCCGGAGTTCGACATCGGCCGGAGGGCTGATGCGACGGGGCCGGCTAGGCTTTCCGGATGATCGACTACGAGTGGCGGGGGCGGTTCGACAACCACGAGGTCGACGTCCTGCACGCGGAGGGCTTCGACCACCCGGTCCTGCCCGACGACGACTGGTGGGGCCAGGTCACCCGGCACAGCCTCGGCTGGGTGTGCGCCCGCCGCGCGGGTGACCTCGTCGGGTTCGTCAACGTGGCGTGGGACGGCGCGGCCCACGCGTTCGTCCTCGACACGCTGGTCGCCGGCCCCGAGCGACGGCGGGGCGTCGGCCGGGAACTGGTCGCCCGCGCCGCCACCGGCGCCCGCGAGGCGGGTTGCGAGTGGCTGCACGTGGACTTCGACGACCACCTCAAGGCGTTCTACTTCGACAGCTGCGGCTTCCGCCCCACGAACGCGGGGCTCATCGCCCTGTGAGCGCCGCCCTGTGAGCGGGCCCCGGACGGACCGGCCCCGCGACAGGGGCGCCGGGTCGGCTCGCACCCGTCATGCCGACCCGGGCGCGGTGTGCTCTGCTGGTCTCCCCACGAACCGACCAGGACGGGTGGAATGGCACCATCAGGCGGCGCGGAACTCAGCACCACCACACGCCGGCTGGACGACGACGTCGTCGTCCTGGCCGTCAGTGGCGAGATCGACACCGTGACGGTCGCCGCGCTGCGCGACCCCCTGCTGGAGCTGGCCGGGCGCGCCGCGGCCGGCGGCACCGTGGTCGCGGACCTGGCCGGGATCGGGTTCTTCTCCTCGCCCGGCATCGAGGCCCTCCTCACCGCGCACCAGCGCCTCCGGGCCGCCGGTGCCACGTTGCGCGTGGTCACCGCGCCCATCGTGCGGCGAACCCTCGCCCTCGTGGGCCTGCAACGGGAGTTGGCCCTCCACGACACCCTCGACGACGCGCTCGCCGCCGCCGGTGATCGTCACG
This region of Saccharothrix longispora genomic DNA includes:
- a CDS encoding MFS transporter, with amino-acid sequence MSSGHEPDPRRWKALTVTLVAGFMSLLDVSIVSVALPSIQHGLGTSPVGVQWVVSGYALAFGLALVPAGRLGDAIGRRTVFLCALSGFVLFSALAGVAPTTEVLIVARLLQGVSAGALAPQNSALIQQLFRGAERGRAFGFFGSTVGISTAVGPVVGGVILAVAGEDEGWRWIFYVNVPIGVLALVLAARLLPRGRKGSRGQLDLLGAALLGTGVLAVMLPLVLAEAGGLAELWWLFALGAALLVLFVRWERRIATRDGSPLLDVRLFTSTPGYGTGALLGLVYFVGFSGIWLVFALYFQTGLGYTPLESGLAVTPFAVGSAASAVIGGRLVETWGRKLTVTGLSLVTVGLVATALVLRFAPAHLAGWAVAPALLIGGIGGGWVISPNTTLTLRHVPVSMAGAAGGALQTGQRIGSAVGTAALAGVFYAVLSGTGQDFGEAALVAIGGAAVVVALALVVGVVELRARPRCPAPAEGAHAVSDAG
- a CDS encoding M20 family metallopeptidase, whose translation is MDLPHRAGELLGIRSTADRPDDLRRALDLVLDVVGPGFTVERFDSGGKPGALVRTAGPRPHFRVLFNAHLDVVPGDDEQFTPRREGDRLFARGAQDMKLSALVLAEVFRDRAERLPYPLGLQLVTDEEVGGHHGTLHQLEQGVTADFVVIGEHSGLCVVAESKGLVVARLRATGRAAHAAYQWTGDNALLKVMRAVDGVLAAYPVAEREEWRTTVNVARVTTGNEALNQVPADATAWLDIRFPAEDADFAGRTSDQVAAHLTALCPPGVTAHVDRVEPPHRVDPASPDLRALQQAARAQGHSGELLRKHGAADSRFYHQHGVDAVIFGVRGEGQHGPDEHADLTTVEPYRRALTAFLDGLA
- a CDS encoding metalloregulator ArsR/SmtB family transcription factor, translated to MDEVAGAVADPVRRAILEMLRDDARLSAGQIAERFAISRPAVSRHLRVLRESGLVRDELVGRQRFYVLDASHLAPLTRWLAGFTRPTGWAHHLDALETEIHRTRRERRAEHPEENTA
- a CDS encoding SRPBCC family protein, which produces MTRPRPTPSATGRLLRADGAGDLVITRTFRALADDVWAGLTEPERTARWFGPWEGDGAPGRTVRVRMAHEEDQPWMEVRIDVCDPPRRLAVSTVDEAGTWRLEVLLSEVDGVTELSLVHHLDTEEGIGEVGPGWEYYLDMFVASRDGTPLPLFDDYYPSMKPYFEGLVADRTPQ
- a CDS encoding ANTAR domain-containing protein, which codes for MATTVNRSTTRQAAADGTAVRVDVVALTPAGPVAGGAQVVAVSGELDAAASATVSARLAELVEAGHGDLVVDLTGVRLLSGAGVTALFGVADDLAGTGRRLRVVAGNPAVARVLRGKRLPDVVDVHPTVGGALGAQSDVVGGHPDATVLRLAREVRDLRAKLGGRPVIARALGMLQERYLLADADTAFTLLRRVSQRSNVRMRELAETLVDLPRPRPREPWPPPEPAPDPGFGADLGGGAADTRPDVLRDLLRAVLERTRAAAGEVRLVEGGDLNGVDHAVRARPGGAGPDSGGSGVGPAGIDSCPTAPAEWRDAGAVTADAARRRRTRIVVAEVADDPLFTGSTAIDDLRALGVHAVVSTPLLSAEGECLAVVTTFHGSREQLPTADEHDAVDELTDRAARWLEWSHRNRVSRALERLHAAAKSMTVPPAAF
- a CDS encoding anti-sigma factor antagonist (This anti-anti-sigma factor, or anti-sigma factor antagonist, belongs to a family that includes characterized members SpoIIAA, RsbV, RsfA, and RsfB.) — encoded protein: MTIAERFDDQLRVEREVHGYAVVVRVTGEVDASTTPAIRREVRIALALATPPAPVVIDLRGVGFFAAAGLNELYWDLSAAESVGVALRVVASQRHVLRPFGICGLDAELRPYPTLDAALRAGRPDRSRVKELTGLC
- a CDS encoding GNAT family N-acetyltransferase, producing the protein MIDYEWRGRFDNHEVDVLHAEGFDHPVLPDDDWWGQVTRHSLGWVCARRAGDLVGFVNVAWDGAAHAFVLDTLVAGPERRRGVGRELVARAATGAREAGCEWLHVDFDDHLKAFYFDSCGFRPTNAGLIAL
- a CDS encoding STAS domain-containing protein codes for the protein MAPSGGAELSTTTRRLDDDVVVLAVSGEIDTVTVAALRDPLLELAGRAAAGGTVVADLAGIGFFSSPGIEALLTAHQRLRAAGATLRVVTAPIVRRTLALVGLQRELALHDTLDDALAAAGDRHV